Proteins from a genomic interval of Streptomyces fodineus:
- a CDS encoding tetratricopeptide repeat protein — translation MPIPEDVTGDEIDKDVRQELQSLPKTLAEDVAKNLVMVARLIDEDPEGAYGYSKVALRLASRVAAVREAGGFAAYANQKYGEALAEFRAARRMTGTVELWPVMADCERGLGRPEKALDMAGAPEVHKLDKAGQVEMRLVAAGARRDMGQLDAAIVTLQSPELASNSVQPWTARLRYAYADALLAVGREGEAREWFAKAVEADRDGSTDASDRLAELDGVEFVDALDERESEGEGAGDGESVQASEEDGGKDGGQD, via the coding sequence CTGCCGATCCCGGAGGACGTCACCGGTGACGAGATCGACAAGGACGTGCGGCAGGAGCTGCAGAGCCTGCCCAAGACGCTCGCGGAGGACGTCGCCAAGAACCTGGTGATGGTGGCCCGTCTCATCGACGAGGACCCCGAGGGCGCCTACGGCTACTCCAAGGTGGCCCTGCGTCTGGCGTCCCGCGTGGCCGCCGTACGGGAGGCCGGCGGTTTCGCGGCGTACGCCAACCAGAAGTACGGCGAGGCCCTCGCCGAGTTCCGGGCCGCGCGGCGGATGACCGGCACCGTGGAGCTGTGGCCGGTGATGGCCGACTGCGAGCGTGGGCTCGGGCGGCCGGAGAAGGCGCTGGACATGGCCGGTGCCCCGGAGGTGCACAAGCTGGACAAGGCCGGTCAGGTCGAGATGCGGCTCGTCGCGGCCGGTGCCCGGCGTGACATGGGTCAGCTGGACGCCGCCATCGTGACCCTGCAGAGCCCGGAGCTGGCCTCCAACTCGGTCCAGCCGTGGACCGCACGCCTGCGGTACGCCTACGCCGACGCCCTGCTGGCCGTCGGCCGGGAAGGCGAGGCGCGGGAGTGGTTCGCGAAGGCCGTGGAGGCCGACCGGGACGGCAGCACGGACGCCTCCGACCGGCTCGCCGAGCTGGACGGTGTGGAGTTCGTCGACGCCCTGGACGAGCGCGAGAGCGAGGGCGAGGGCGCAGGTGACGGCGAGTCCGTGCAGGCCTCCGAGGAGGACGGCGGCAAGGACGGCGGCCAGGACTGA
- a CDS encoding DUF1015 domain-containing protein, which translates to MNTAGHSEATARRGLELTPFRGLRYDPDRVGSLASVTSPPYDVVVRPDGVHHLQSADPYNIVRLILPQAGTPSARNEQAADTLRRWLDEGILTADPEPGLYVYEQRDGNGMLQRGVIGALRVSEPSEGVVLPHEDVMPPVVADRAALMRATRANLEPLLLTYRGDGTAAEVVERTAEKPPLLDTTTEDGFHHRLWSITDPTDLARIQSDLAHQQALIADGHHRWATYLRLRAEHPSPSPWDHGLVLLVDTARYPLRVRAIHRLLHGLPVADALAAVEGLFRVRHLDAPLAEALAALADASCAGNAFLLAGDGAFHLLDRPDPDLLARTIPADRPAAWRSLDATVLHATLLEHVWHIPEDSPAHIAYIHDTAATVAKAEHDGGTAVLMHPVREEVVRDLARQGVTMPRKSTSFGPKPASGLVLRALEI; encoded by the coding sequence ATGAACACTGCAGGTCACTCGGAAGCAACGGCGCGCCGAGGCCTGGAACTCACCCCGTTCCGAGGCCTTCGCTACGACCCCGACCGGGTCGGCAGCCTCGCCTCCGTCACCTCCCCGCCGTACGACGTCGTCGTACGCCCCGACGGGGTGCACCACCTCCAGTCCGCCGACCCGTACAACATCGTCCGGCTGATCCTGCCCCAGGCCGGTACCCCGAGCGCCCGCAACGAGCAGGCGGCCGACACCCTGCGCCGCTGGCTGGACGAGGGCATCCTCACCGCGGACCCGGAGCCCGGCCTGTACGTCTACGAGCAGCGGGACGGCAACGGCATGCTCCAGCGCGGCGTCATCGGCGCGCTGCGGGTCTCCGAACCGTCGGAGGGCGTGGTACTGCCGCACGAGGACGTCATGCCGCCCGTCGTGGCCGACCGCGCCGCCCTGATGCGCGCCACGCGCGCGAACCTGGAACCGCTGCTGCTCACCTACCGCGGCGACGGGACGGCCGCCGAGGTCGTCGAGCGCACGGCGGAGAAGCCCCCGCTGCTCGACACGACCACCGAGGACGGCTTCCACCACCGCCTCTGGTCCATCACCGACCCCACCGACCTGGCCCGCATCCAGTCCGACCTCGCCCACCAGCAGGCCCTGATCGCCGACGGCCACCACCGCTGGGCCACCTATCTGCGGCTGCGCGCCGAGCACCCCTCCCCCAGCCCCTGGGACCACGGCCTGGTCCTGCTCGTCGACACCGCCCGCTACCCGCTGCGCGTCCGCGCCATCCACCGCCTGCTGCACGGCCTGCCGGTCGCGGACGCCCTCGCCGCGGTGGAGGGACTGTTCCGGGTACGGCACCTCGACGCACCGCTCGCCGAGGCGCTGGCGGCGCTGGCCGACGCGTCCTGCGCGGGCAACGCCTTCCTGCTGGCCGGCGACGGCGCCTTCCACCTGCTCGACCGCCCGGACCCGGACCTGCTGGCCCGCACGATCCCGGCCGACCGCCCGGCCGCCTGGCGCTCCCTGGACGCCACCGTCCTGCACGCCACGCTCCTCGAGCATGTCTGGCACATCCCCGAGGACTCCCCGGCCCACATCGCGTACATACACGACACGGCCGCGACGGTCGCGAAGGCGGAACACGACGGCGGTACGGCCGTCCTGATGCACCCCGTCCGCGAGGAGGTCGTACGCGACCTGGCCCGCCAGGGCGTGACGATGCCCCGCAAGTCGACGTCGTTCGGCCCGAAGCCGGCGTCGGGGCTGGTGCTGCGGGCACTGGAGATCTGA
- a CDS encoding HAD hydrolase-like protein: MSQAVRTRPEGSGQPLSEAYDTALLDLDGVVYAGGSAIRHAVDSLAVVRSGGMHLAYVTNNALRTPDTVAGHLTELGIPTGAEDVITSAQAVARLISEQVPAGARVLVIGGEGLRVALRERGLTPVESADDDPAAVVQGYGGPDLTWGRFAEASYAVARGVPWFASNTDLTIPSGRGIAPGNGAAVEVVRIATGKEPQVAGKPLPPMHRETIIRTGARRPLVVGDRLDTDIEGAFNGEVDSLLVLTGVTDGAQLLAAPPQHRPTYVDADLRGLLTGQPEVTADGDGFRCGGFTATAGADRLELEGDGEPLDGLRALCAAAWTAAGEGSCELDGGKALARLGL; this comes from the coding sequence ATGAGCCAGGCGGTCAGGACGAGGCCCGAGGGCAGTGGGCAGCCCCTGAGCGAGGCGTACGACACGGCGCTGCTCGATCTGGACGGGGTGGTGTACGCGGGTGGGAGCGCGATTCGGCACGCGGTCGACTCGCTGGCGGTGGTGCGCTCGGGCGGGATGCATCTGGCGTACGTCACCAACAACGCGCTGCGGACGCCGGACACCGTGGCCGGGCATCTGACGGAGCTGGGCATACCGACGGGCGCGGAGGACGTCATCACCTCCGCGCAGGCGGTCGCGCGGCTGATCAGCGAGCAGGTGCCGGCCGGGGCGCGGGTGCTGGTGATCGGCGGCGAGGGGCTGCGGGTGGCGTTGCGCGAGCGGGGCCTGACGCCGGTGGAGTCGGCGGACGACGATCCGGCGGCGGTCGTGCAGGGCTACGGCGGGCCGGATCTGACCTGGGGCCGGTTCGCGGAGGCGTCGTACGCGGTCGCGCGCGGGGTGCCGTGGTTCGCGTCCAACACCGACCTGACGATCCCGAGCGGGCGGGGGATCGCGCCGGGCAACGGGGCGGCGGTGGAGGTCGTACGGATCGCGACGGGCAAGGAGCCGCAGGTGGCGGGCAAGCCGTTGCCGCCGATGCACCGCGAGACGATCATCCGGACGGGCGCGAGGCGGCCGCTGGTGGTCGGGGACCGGCTGGACACGGACATCGAGGGCGCCTTCAACGGAGAGGTCGACTCGCTGCTGGTGCTGACCGGGGTCACCGACGGCGCCCAGCTGCTCGCGGCGCCGCCGCAGCACCGGCCGACGTATGTGGACGCCGATCTGCGGGGGTTGCTCACCGGGCAGCCGGAGGTCACCGCGGACGGCGACGGCTTCCGCTGCGGTGGGTTCACGGCGACCGCCGGGGCGGACCGCCTGGAGCTGGAGGGCGACGGTGAGCCGCTGGACGGGCTGCGGGCCCTGTGCGCGGCGGCCTGGACGGCGGCCGGGGAGGGCTCGTGCGAGCTGGACGGAGGGAAGGCACTGGCACGTCTCGGACTGTGA
- a CDS encoding FecCD family ABC transporter permease: protein MLVDSPPEQRAETAPAPPTRQEAKALGLLLSAVILVLVALASIAIGAKSLSLDQVWHGLFHDTGTYGDVVVDERLARTLLGLLAGAALGLSGAVLQALTRNPLADPGLLGINAGASAAVVTAITYLGVTSLTGYVWFAFLGAAAVGALVWFLGGGRGATPVRLALAGTAISAALYGYLQAVMIMDDAALGKMRFWTVGSLASATHSTILQVLPFLAAGVLLALGLARPLNAVAMGDDTARALGAHLGRTRALAMLAATVLSGAATAACGPIVFVGLMVPHVVRSFTGPDLRWILPYATVLSPVLLLGADVAGRVVARPSELQVGIVTAIIGGPVFIFLVRRRRTAQL from the coding sequence GTGTTGGTCGACAGTCCTCCGGAACAGCGCGCGGAGACCGCCCCCGCGCCCCCAACCCGCCAGGAGGCAAAGGCCCTTGGGCTCCTGCTCTCCGCCGTGATCCTGGTGCTCGTCGCCCTGGCGAGCATCGCGATCGGGGCGAAATCGCTGTCACTGGACCAGGTCTGGCACGGTCTGTTCCACGACACGGGGACATACGGCGACGTCGTCGTGGACGAGCGGCTCGCGCGTACGCTCCTGGGGCTGCTCGCCGGTGCCGCGCTCGGCCTCTCCGGCGCGGTGCTCCAGGCGCTCACCCGCAATCCGCTGGCCGACCCCGGGCTGCTCGGCATCAACGCCGGCGCCTCGGCGGCCGTCGTCACGGCCATCACCTACCTGGGCGTCACCAGCCTCACCGGCTATGTGTGGTTCGCCTTCCTCGGGGCGGCGGCGGTCGGCGCGCTCGTGTGGTTCCTCGGCGGCGGCCGGGGCGCCACCCCGGTACGGCTCGCCCTCGCCGGTACGGCCATCAGCGCCGCCCTGTACGGCTATCTCCAGGCCGTGATGATCATGGACGACGCGGCGCTCGGCAAGATGCGCTTCTGGACGGTGGGTTCGCTGGCCTCGGCCACCCACTCGACCATCCTGCAGGTGCTGCCGTTCCTCGCGGCCGGCGTGCTCCTGGCGCTCGGGCTGGCCCGGCCGCTGAACGCCGTCGCGATGGGCGACGACACCGCCCGCGCGCTCGGTGCCCACCTGGGCCGCACCCGGGCGCTCGCGATGCTGGCCGCCACCGTGCTCTCCGGTGCCGCGACCGCCGCCTGCGGACCCATCGTGTTCGTCGGCCTGATGGTCCCGCATGTCGTGCGCTCCTTCACCGGCCCCGACCTGCGCTGGATCCTGCCGTACGCCACGGTCCTGTCGCCCGTGCTGCTGCTCGGCGCCGACGTCGCCGGCCGGGTGGTGGCCCGCCCCTCCGAGCTTCAGGTCGGCATCGTCACCGCGATCATCGGGGGCCCGGTCTTCATCTTTCTCGTACGACGGCGGAGGACGGCC